One window from the genome of Echinicola vietnamensis DSM 17526 encodes:
- a CDS encoding PLP-dependent aminotransferase family protein, producing MNLYEKLAAELEKQIKSETYRFGEKLPSVRELHRSAGMSISTILQSLYLLEAKGLVEAQPKRGYYVTYHPNQGKKTPVVYHPTQKEGTGDIEDLIQQVYGAHDEPSPTVNFAIGVPSTNMLPIARLKKIVRETMLDLTDACVQYEPITGNDYLRRQVAQRTSLWHHALSPDDLVTTSGCMNALALALMSITKKGDRILTESPVYFGTLQLAQSLGLEVVEMPTHGEHGLDMEEVKKTLKQTAIAAVIVVSNFSNPLGYSMSSQCKRALVNICTTHQVPLVEEDLYGDVYFGTERPLSCKSFDREGIVLWCSAVSKTLAPGYRVGWIAPGKYRDKVLKTKLYHQVSSPSLSHEVVARFMDKGRYENHLRQLRVTLHHNLLKYLKIIQEYFPENTKTTFPNGGFLLWVELDPRIDTSLLYQPALTLGIKYAPGRMFTLRDQYKNCLRLSFGLDWNEQTATALTKLGLLLQHQLVNY from the coding sequence ATGAACCTATACGAAAAACTAGCCGCCGAGCTTGAAAAGCAAATCAAAAGTGAAACCTACCGATTTGGGGAGAAACTGCCTTCAGTGAGGGAGCTGCACCGTAGCGCTGGCATGAGCATAAGCACGATCCTGCAGTCCTTGTACCTGCTGGAAGCAAAAGGACTCGTGGAAGCCCAGCCCAAACGTGGCTATTATGTCACCTATCATCCTAATCAAGGCAAGAAAACGCCCGTTGTTTACCATCCGACCCAAAAAGAAGGGACAGGGGATATCGAAGACCTCATCCAGCAAGTCTATGGGGCACATGATGAACCCAGCCCAACCGTAAATTTCGCTATCGGAGTTCCTTCCACGAACATGCTGCCCATTGCCCGGCTGAAGAAAATCGTCCGTGAGACCATGTTGGACTTGACGGATGCTTGTGTGCAGTATGAGCCCATTACGGGCAATGACTACCTTCGCCGCCAAGTAGCCCAGCGGACGTCCCTGTGGCATCATGCCCTCTCCCCGGACGACCTGGTCACCACCAGTGGCTGCATGAATGCCCTGGCCTTAGCACTCATGTCCATCACCAAAAAAGGAGACCGCATCCTCACAGAGAGCCCCGTGTACTTTGGCACCCTACAGTTGGCCCAAAGCTTGGGACTGGAAGTCGTGGAAATGCCCACACATGGCGAACATGGGCTTGACATGGAAGAAGTCAAAAAGACCCTGAAACAAACCGCCATTGCCGCCGTGATTGTCGTCAGTAACTTTAGCAATCCCTTGGGGTACAGCATGTCTTCTCAATGCAAAAGGGCGCTGGTCAATATTTGCACCACCCACCAAGTGCCCCTTGTTGAGGAAGACCTGTACGGGGATGTATATTTTGGCACGGAAAGACCACTTTCCTGCAAAAGTTTTGACCGGGAAGGAATCGTCTTATGGTGCAGCGCCGTATCCAAGACCTTGGCCCCGGGCTATCGGGTAGGGTGGATTGCTCCAGGAAAATACAGGGACAAAGTACTCAAAACCAAACTTTATCATCAGGTATCCAGTCCCTCGCTTTCCCACGAAGTGGTCGCCAGGTTTATGGACAAGGGACGCTATGAAAACCACCTCAGGCAGCTCAGGGTTACCCTGCATCATAACCTCCTCAAGTACCTGAAGATAATCCAGGAATATTTTCCCGAAAACACCAAAACCACCTTCCCCAATGGCGGATTTTTGCTTTGGGTCGAGCTTGATCCACGAATCGACACGTCATTGCTCTATCAGCCTGCACTGACTTTAGGCATCAAATACGCCCCGGGAAGAATGTTTACCCTACGAGACCAGTACAAAAATTGCCTCAGGCTAAGCTTTGGCCTGGACTGGAACGAACAGACCGCCACTGCCTTGACCAAGCTGGGACTGCTATTGCAGCACCAGCTGGTAAATTATTAG
- a CDS encoding glycoside hydrolase family protein yields MKRRDFLGYTAMLPAMAMFPSSLEPLLRGDPVSAFAKRLEPMHRLLETEGYYVWGTSPIYDQAGKVHVFYSRWKSEFGMGGWIHQSEIAHAVADRPEGPYTFQEVVLSPRGGDHWDATTCHNPHIKAVNGKFYLFYMGNHNKRTNTKRIGLAMADSLDGPWKRPDKPLLEAGEEGSWDDHCTTNPSFVQHPDGRCFLYYKSWNTYEYEHYTDPKIRGNRKYGLAIADQPEGPYRKYDGNPIINYADKGDNIQAEDGFVWFQEGKFRMLMRDMGIYNHQYGLYLESEDGIHFSDPPEIAYYETDHYFSQPPKPGHLSKYGRFERPQLLFKDDQPDYLFLTSQGGAFMTSSTYLFKIKD; encoded by the coding sequence ATGAAACGAAGGGATTTTCTCGGATATACCGCCATGTTACCTGCAATGGCCATGTTTCCATCTTCCTTGGAGCCTTTGCTCCGTGGAGATCCAGTATCAGCGTTTGCCAAACGCCTGGAGCCAATGCACCGATTACTGGAGACGGAAGGGTATTACGTTTGGGGTACCAGTCCCATTTATGATCAAGCAGGAAAAGTCCATGTGTTTTACTCAAGGTGGAAGTCGGAATTTGGCATGGGAGGATGGATCCATCAATCTGAAATCGCCCATGCGGTGGCCGATCGGCCGGAAGGGCCCTATACGTTTCAAGAAGTGGTGCTTTCTCCGAGAGGAGGAGATCATTGGGACGCCACCACTTGTCATAATCCGCATATCAAAGCAGTAAACGGTAAGTTTTACCTCTTTTACATGGGCAACCATAACAAGCGGACCAATACCAAGCGCATTGGCTTGGCGATGGCAGATTCCTTGGATGGCCCGTGGAAGCGACCAGACAAGCCGCTGTTGGAAGCAGGGGAAGAGGGGAGTTGGGACGATCACTGTACCACCAATCCGTCCTTTGTCCAACACCCGGATGGGCGGTGTTTTCTGTATTACAAATCGTGGAATACCTATGAATATGAGCATTATACCGATCCTAAAATACGTGGAAACCGAAAATATGGCTTGGCCATAGCTGATCAACCGGAGGGGCCTTATAGAAAGTATGATGGAAATCCCATCATCAACTATGCGGATAAGGGCGACAATATCCAAGCGGAAGATGGGTTTGTCTGGTTTCAAGAGGGCAAATTCCGAATGCTCATGCGGGATATGGGAATTTACAATCACCAATATGGGCTTTACCTCGAATCCGAAGATGGTATCCATTTCAGTGATCCGCCGGAGATTGCCTATTACGAAACGGATCATTATTTTAGCCAGCCCCCAAAGCCTGGTCATTTGTCGAAGTATGGTCGGTTTGAGCGGCCACAGCTCCTCTTTAAGGATGATCAGCCGGACTACCTCTTTTTGACCAGTCAGGGGGGAGCGTTCATGACCTCGAGTACCTATCTATTTAAAATAAAAGACTAA
- a CDS encoding SusC/RagA family TonB-linked outer membrane protein, giving the protein MKRQLTLKNPWQKCTFLLMSMAYGTVAGAAEIPFPASYLEKEVPEVTINKLEKQISGTVVSSEDNLPLPGVSILLKGTGKGTVTDIDGNFTLEVPDEGAVLTFSSIGFVTQEIAVGSQTTLNVTLQVDMQQLGEVVVVGYGTQKKANITGAIAQMEPENLTERPIQRVDQALVGQMAGVRVKQTTGVPGRGFDIQIRGVGSITANSQPLYVIDGFPLEAAGGNPMDNISPNDIESIQVLKDAAAAAIYGSRAANGVVMINTKSGKSGKAQISLNSYIGFNETVKKLDVLSPTEWIDRATEMINTQWEQSGEGRSASQSLAEREAIIGGFDRNYMYDERWTMEGYPGLMLVDWQDHLFRKGLVQNYQLNASGGNENVKYFISGDYLDQEGIAVGLDYKRYSARANVEVQASNKLKFGLNLNPSYSTLNDPGVEGKDAITHTTVGMAPVVEADAGLNTGVGEIPLYTWASSRLSPIAYAKSRLNETTIFRNLATAYGQYDFIDGLAFKTTLNVDNVDQQNKNYTPAAVTRNNQTTGGFNGYRKLTFVNENTLTYVKSFNEEHNLNAVIGMSYNFNKRNTYTMGGNFDVEGITTLNAAVINAGSTNTTETQSTLLSYFGRVQYDYKGKYLVSASARRDGSSRFGDETKWGFFPSVSLGWRLSDEAFMQDVPFISDLKVRGSWGLSGNNGIGDYSHIATLDFANYSYGGALSNGLIPGNFPNPELGWEESEMMNVGLDLGILENRFYVSFDYYTRKNTNLLLNIPVPSATGFTTALTNIGEVMNKGWELELTSRNITGQFEWTTNVNLSHNNNEVRQLGPNNTPILGGSFDINHRITMVGQPMNTLFLVQNIGILTQEEIDNGAALYGNQEEGDPQYLDANNDGVIDPDDRILSGNPNPDYIWGITNNFRYKGFDLNILVQGQWGGLIYSTFGRAMDRPGMGYVENTLGRHRNRWRSPENPGDGETGKAVSSFGRIKNTDWLYPSDYWRIRNITLGYDLGRLIANEKLLSGARVYMTAENFFGGDKYTGGFNPEAVNSDGDDYGAFPLSKSIVFGVNLKF; this is encoded by the coding sequence TTGTTAATGTCCATGGCCTATGGCACGGTAGCTGGTGCAGCGGAAATCCCCTTTCCTGCAAGTTACCTGGAGAAAGAAGTTCCTGAAGTTACCATCAACAAATTAGAAAAGCAGATCAGTGGTACCGTGGTTTCCAGTGAAGATAACCTTCCCTTGCCGGGGGTCAGTATCTTGCTGAAAGGCACCGGAAAAGGGACCGTTACGGACATTGATGGAAATTTCACCTTGGAAGTACCCGACGAAGGGGCGGTATTGACCTTCAGCTCTATTGGTTTTGTGACGCAGGAGATCGCTGTAGGGAGCCAGACTACCCTGAACGTAACCTTACAGGTGGACATGCAGCAGTTGGGAGAAGTAGTGGTCGTCGGGTACGGTACCCAGAAAAAGGCCAATATCACCGGAGCCATTGCCCAAATGGAACCGGAGAATTTAACAGAGCGGCCCATCCAGCGGGTAGATCAAGCGTTGGTCGGGCAGATGGCAGGTGTCCGCGTCAAGCAGACGACCGGCGTCCCCGGGAGAGGATTTGATATTCAAATCCGTGGTGTGGGCTCTATCACGGCCAATAGCCAGCCACTGTATGTGATCGATGGTTTCCCGCTTGAGGCTGCAGGCGGCAATCCCATGGACAATATCAGTCCCAATGACATTGAATCCATCCAAGTCCTGAAAGATGCAGCAGCAGCGGCCATTTATGGTTCCCGTGCCGCCAATGGCGTGGTGATGATCAATACCAAAAGTGGTAAATCTGGCAAAGCACAAATCAGCTTGAACTCTTACATCGGTTTTAACGAAACGGTGAAGAAGCTGGACGTGCTGAGCCCTACCGAGTGGATCGATCGTGCCACCGAAATGATCAATACGCAATGGGAGCAGTCCGGTGAAGGACGCAGTGCATCCCAAAGCTTGGCCGAGCGTGAAGCGATTATTGGTGGTTTTGATCGAAACTACATGTACGATGAGCGCTGGACGATGGAAGGTTATCCGGGCTTGATGCTGGTGGATTGGCAAGATCACCTTTTCCGAAAAGGGCTGGTCCAAAATTACCAACTCAATGCCTCGGGAGGAAATGAAAACGTGAAGTACTTTATTTCCGGGGATTACCTCGACCAAGAGGGCATTGCCGTGGGATTGGACTATAAGCGTTATTCTGCCCGTGCCAATGTGGAAGTGCAGGCAAGCAATAAGCTGAAATTTGGCCTGAACCTGAATCCGTCTTACTCCACCTTAAATGATCCAGGCGTGGAAGGTAAGGATGCGATTACCCATACTACCGTAGGGATGGCGCCAGTGGTAGAAGCGGATGCGGGACTCAATACCGGTGTAGGGGAGATCCCGCTTTATACGTGGGCCAGTTCGCGGTTAAGCCCAATTGCCTATGCGAAATCACGGCTGAATGAAACGACCATTTTCCGGAACTTGGCCACTGCCTATGGGCAATATGACTTTATCGACGGCCTTGCTTTTAAGACCACGCTAAACGTGGACAATGTGGATCAGCAAAATAAAAACTATACCCCTGCTGCGGTGACCAGAAACAATCAAACCACCGGTGGCTTTAACGGGTATCGGAAATTGACTTTTGTGAATGAGAATACCTTGACCTATGTCAAGTCCTTTAACGAGGAACACAACCTGAATGCGGTCATCGGTATGTCGTACAATTTCAATAAGCGAAATACCTATACGATGGGCGGTAATTTTGACGTAGAAGGCATTACCACCCTCAATGCCGCCGTGATCAATGCTGGCAGCACCAATACCACCGAAACACAGAGCACATTGCTGTCTTATTTTGGTCGGGTACAGTACGACTATAAAGGCAAATACTTGGTGTCGGCTTCGGCCAGAAGAGACGGTTCATCGCGCTTTGGGGACGAGACCAAATGGGGCTTTTTCCCTTCAGTATCCTTGGGCTGGAGGCTTTCTGACGAAGCATTCATGCAGGATGTTCCCTTTATCAGTGACCTAAAGGTAAGGGGTAGCTGGGGACTTTCCGGAAACAATGGCATCGGAGATTATTCCCATATTGCGACGTTGGATTTTGCCAATTACTCCTATGGAGGGGCTTTGAGCAATGGCTTGATCCCCGGCAATTTCCCCAATCCTGAGTTGGGCTGGGAAGAATCCGAAATGATGAACGTAGGCCTTGATTTGGGAATACTGGAAAACAGGTTTTACGTATCCTTTGATTACTATACCCGAAAAAACACCAACCTGCTCCTGAACATACCGGTGCCGTCTGCTACAGGCTTTACGACTGCCCTGACCAATATCGGTGAAGTAATGAATAAAGGTTGGGAGTTGGAGTTGACCTCTAGGAATATCACGGGGCAATTTGAATGGACGACAAATGTCAATCTCAGCCATAACAACAACGAGGTAAGGCAGCTTGGTCCGAACAATACGCCGATCTTGGGCGGAAGTTTTGACATTAACCACCGGATCACCATGGTTGGCCAGCCGATGAATACCTTGTTTTTGGTGCAGAATATCGGGATCCTGACCCAAGAGGAAATTGACAATGGAGCGGCCCTTTATGGCAATCAAGAGGAAGGTGATCCACAGTACTTGGATGCTAATAATGATGGTGTGATCGACCCTGATGACAGAATTTTGTCGGGCAATCCTAACCCGGATTATATTTGGGGCATTACCAATAATTTCCGTTACAAAGGCTTTGACTTGAACATCTTGGTGCAGGGCCAATGGGGAGGTTTGATTTATTCTACTTTTGGCCGTGCCATGGACCGTCCAGGCATGGGCTATGTTGAAAATACCTTGGGAAGACACCGCAACAGGTGGCGTTCTCCAGAAAATCCAGGTGATGGGGAGACAGGAAAAGCCGTGTCCAGTTTTGGGCGAATCAAAAACACCGACTGGCTGTATCCTTCCGATTACTGGCGTATCCGAAATATTACGTTGGGATATGACCTCGGACGGCTTATTGCCAATGAAAAATTGCTTTCTGGCGCCCGGGTTTATATGACAGCTGAAAACTTCTTTGGCGGGGATAAATACACCGGAGGGTTTAATCCTGAGGCGGTAAACAGTGATGGGGACGATTATGGCGCATTCCCCTTGTCCAAATCAATTGTATTTGGTGTCAACCTGAAGTTTTAA
- a CDS encoding RagB/SusD family nutrient uptake outer membrane protein, with protein sequence MKKLNKLYITLLGLATGAMVSCESKLDQSPISSIGSNAFYQNESDFIKGLTGAYNGLNAYPINHFELSEVRSDNIYSPGTAGVRDYNLINNFNTNLATAGIMNSTWNGLYNNIMRANTILDNISPDVLPDEAMRSRIEAEAKFLRGLYYFDLIRFYGKVPLFDRPVTPLEALEIPRSPVADVYGLIIADLEFAIDNLPDEYTSAGDLGRATSHAARGLLARVYMTRSGTQLHPDGPVLGTNEWSEALTLLNEIINSGQFDLVDDYADIFAYDNENNEEIIFDIQFLSGGLGVGGEYVQYHYPEAFARSNGIPFAGGTFPDAPKTVSADLMASYESVDVRDDFSVWVNYTDANGNTVQDRFIKKYLDLDNLGVDRFDFELNYPVIRYADILLMKAEALSKSGGSQTEIDEIVNEIRGRAGISTPISNVTYDQIMEERRREFIGEGLRWHDLVRSGMAIDVMLDWIATDDSGNKISTDITSDDMIYAVPINQLDVKEGLYEQNPGY encoded by the coding sequence ATGAAAAAGTTGAATAAACTCTATATTACGCTGTTGGGCTTGGCCACTGGAGCAATGGTTTCCTGTGAAAGCAAGCTGGACCAGTCTCCGATTTCATCTATCGGTTCCAATGCCTTTTATCAGAACGAATCAGATTTTATAAAAGGGCTTACAGGTGCGTACAATGGCCTGAATGCTTATCCCATCAACCACTTTGAACTGAGTGAAGTGCGTTCGGATAATATTTACTCTCCAGGGACAGCGGGGGTCAGGGATTATAACCTGATCAATAATTTCAATACCAACTTGGCGACGGCGGGGATAATGAACTCCACTTGGAATGGCCTGTACAATAATATCATGCGCGCCAATACCATTTTGGACAACATCAGTCCTGATGTCCTTCCTGATGAAGCGATGCGCAGTAGGATTGAAGCAGAGGCCAAGTTTTTGCGGGGCTTATATTACTTTGATTTGATCAGGTTTTACGGAAAAGTGCCGCTTTTCGACCGGCCCGTGACGCCACTGGAAGCATTGGAGATTCCAAGAAGCCCCGTAGCAGATGTTTATGGGTTGATCATAGCCGACTTGGAGTTTGCAATCGATAACTTACCAGACGAATATACCAGTGCGGGTGATTTGGGCCGGGCGACTTCCCATGCGGCAAGAGGCTTGCTGGCCAGGGTATACATGACCCGTTCCGGTACACAGCTGCATCCAGACGGTCCCGTGCTCGGCACCAATGAGTGGAGTGAAGCCCTGACCTTGCTGAATGAAATCATCAATAGCGGCCAATTTGACTTGGTGGATGATTATGCAGATATCTTTGCCTATGATAATGAAAACAATGAAGAGATCATCTTTGATATTCAGTTTTTAAGTGGAGGCCTTGGGGTAGGCGGTGAGTATGTGCAGTATCACTATCCTGAAGCCTTTGCCCGATCCAATGGAATTCCATTTGCTGGCGGGACCTTCCCTGATGCACCCAAGACTGTTTCTGCGGATTTGATGGCTTCCTATGAATCCGTCGATGTGCGGGATGATTTCTCGGTTTGGGTAAATTATACCGACGCCAATGGCAATACCGTTCAGGATAGGTTTATCAAGAAATACCTGGACTTGGATAACCTTGGTGTGGACCGATTTGACTTTGAGTTGAACTACCCGGTCATCCGCTATGCCGACATCCTGTTGATGAAAGCAGAAGCCTTGAGCAAAAGTGGTGGCTCCCAAACTGAAATTGACGAGATCGTCAACGAAATCCGGGGTCGAGCAGGCATCAGCACACCCATTTCCAATGTCACGTATGATCAGATCATGGAAGAGCGAAGAAGGGAATTTATCGGTGAAGGCTTGAGGTGGCATGATTTGGTGCGTTCTGGAATGGCCATCGATGTAATGCTGGATTGGATCGCCACGGATGATTCCGGAAATAAGATTTCTACGGACATCACGTCGGACGATATGATTTATGCCGTGCCGATCAATCAGCTGGACGTAAAAGAGGGCCTGTATGAGCAGAATCCAGGCTATTAG
- a CDS encoding DUF4450 domain-containing protein, whose product MYYSKGNKLLFLFAFLLCFLGSIYHITAQEYWHDIPREVRYSPEGKDFVIQNGARRFNRALYGYHSDFRTEAGDQPLFSFYLPGMGGHFRIGVQVDGQSIWLHEAEQVKASYRAGMMMYAIADPRWGNATVSVNVMPLRAQEGAIFRTETEGLPEGAELVFVYGGVTGKRFSRMGDLGADPPSVFDLTVEKCQGNDIEINSQNEMILAYGEAKDGEDRPRMLATFPSSAQLKRAAPEKMGSPATLWESEVVEAPVLAGKVAAGEEAHYVAIYRPGFRELPYGELATAYAQADEARSQLANRIQVETPDPYINTIGGALGIAADAIYDAPAYVHGAVAWRMPLPGWRGAYVADWMGWHDRAKTHFDGYLASQYLEPSGTRNDPDTAKHLARQVEKTGKSIFNRGYLSRRPGSPSSPHHYDMNQVFFDQLLRHFDWTGDKAYLQAVWPSIERHLAWEKRNFDPDGDGLYNAYASIWASDALQYNSGGVAHASAYNYFANKKAAELAAFIGEDGKQYAAEAEAILKAMNETLWLPSGWYAEYKDFLGPQNLHPQAGVWSVYHTIDSEVPDPFQAWEMTRYVDNHIPHIPLVADGLEAGAFHTLSTTNWMPYTWSVNNVALAEVLHTSLAYWQAGNTDKAFNLWKSALLESMYLGGSPGNFQQLSFLDAMRSELYRDFADAVGMGARSLIEGLFGIKPDLMNNRLEIKPGFPADWDKASLSTPDVGIDFKRSGEEDHYTVTNRFGQEMTLELVVRAKKAAIKQVLVNGQPGEWRVLANQVGKPSIMIKAPLAEKTRISISWKGTPVEVFSFPQQVTVGENLVIEGQDAEVLKWHDPEQVFMEKAIADHGFEAKVGEQIGDKTYFVKLHQGELTWWEPIPVKVLPKVEITPANSTSSSALAFTVANHQKQALPVSIHVNGKPWKAALTLAPTAEQAFDVQELSMLQTGTNLVEVYDDGELMARQQVTNWALGASTRSLEPVDLSNALNDKVTSIFRNKYLSPRSPYPTLQIPVQGMGDWASYAAYMDIDDQGLRKLAGKADQFVLPQGIPFSTPGDSTKNNILFASLWDNYPEQVSVALSGKASHAYLLMAGSTNHMQSRMENGQVIVHYQDGSQEVLSLRNPESWWPIEQDYFIDDHAFALGVPRPVRVHLKTGKISREAHDDYTAIDHFTTYGIDGGAATVLDLRLDPAKELKSLEVKATTIEVVIGLMAVTLERE is encoded by the coding sequence ATGTATTATTCAAAGGGCAATAAGCTACTTTTTTTGTTTGCGTTTCTGTTGTGCTTCCTTGGCAGTATTTATCACATAACGGCACAAGAATATTGGCATGACATTCCTAGGGAAGTACGGTATTCCCCAGAGGGAAAGGATTTTGTCATCCAGAATGGAGCGCGCAGGTTTAATCGTGCCCTCTACGGCTACCATTCGGATTTTCGCACAGAAGCGGGCGATCAGCCATTGTTTTCTTTTTACCTGCCCGGCATGGGAGGGCATTTTAGGATCGGCGTCCAAGTAGATGGACAATCCATATGGCTCCATGAAGCCGAGCAGGTAAAAGCCAGCTATAGGGCCGGCATGATGATGTATGCCATTGCTGATCCACGCTGGGGCAATGCAACAGTCAGTGTCAACGTAATGCCCTTACGTGCTCAAGAAGGTGCCATTTTTAGGACAGAAACGGAGGGATTGCCTGAAGGGGCTGAATTGGTTTTTGTCTACGGTGGTGTGACCGGTAAACGTTTCAGCAGGATGGGGGACCTTGGTGCTGATCCACCTTCTGTTTTTGACCTTACAGTAGAGAAGTGCCAAGGCAATGATATTGAAATCAATAGCCAAAATGAAATGATATTGGCTTATGGCGAGGCCAAAGATGGCGAAGATCGCCCACGTATGTTGGCCACCTTTCCATCTTCGGCACAACTTAAACGTGCAGCACCGGAAAAGATGGGCAGCCCAGCCACTTTATGGGAATCAGAAGTGGTAGAAGCTCCGGTATTGGCAGGTAAGGTTGCCGCAGGAGAGGAGGCGCATTATGTTGCCATTTACCGCCCCGGATTTCGGGAATTGCCTTATGGAGAATTGGCGACAGCTTATGCCCAAGCGGATGAAGCAAGAAGCCAATTGGCCAATCGCATTCAGGTAGAAACGCCGGATCCTTATATAAACACGATTGGAGGTGCCTTGGGCATCGCGGCGGACGCCATATATGATGCCCCAGCGTACGTCCATGGAGCAGTGGCCTGGCGAATGCCCCTTCCGGGCTGGAGGGGTGCATATGTGGCCGATTGGATGGGCTGGCATGACCGTGCCAAGACGCATTTCGACGGGTATCTGGCATCCCAATATTTGGAGCCCAGTGGGACAAGAAATGATCCTGACACGGCCAAACACCTGGCACGACAGGTGGAGAAGACCGGTAAATCCATCTTTAACCGTGGCTATCTCAGCCGCCGTCCGGGATCCCCATCCTCTCCGCACCATTATGACATGAACCAAGTGTTTTTTGATCAGTTGCTGCGGCACTTTGATTGGACAGGGGATAAGGCTTACTTGCAAGCCGTGTGGCCGTCCATCGAGCGACATTTGGCTTGGGAGAAACGAAATTTCGATCCCGACGGAGATGGCCTATATAATGCTTATGCCAGCATCTGGGCCAGTGATGCCCTCCAATACAACAGTGGAGGAGTGGCCCATGCATCCGCCTATAATTATTTTGCCAATAAAAAAGCCGCTGAGCTGGCGGCCTTTATTGGGGAGGACGGCAAACAGTATGCAGCAGAAGCAGAAGCGATCCTTAAGGCCATGAACGAAACCCTTTGGCTTCCTAGTGGCTGGTATGCCGAATACAAGGATTTTTTGGGTCCCCAAAACCTTCACCCTCAAGCAGGTGTTTGGTCCGTTTATCATACCATTGACAGTGAAGTGCCCGACCCTTTTCAGGCTTGGGAAATGACCCGCTATGTGGACAATCACATTCCACATATCCCGTTGGTGGCCGATGGACTGGAAGCAGGAGCTTTTCATACCCTTTCGACGACCAATTGGATGCCTTACACGTGGTCGGTCAATAATGTGGCCCTGGCTGAGGTGTTGCATACGAGTTTGGCCTATTGGCAAGCAGGAAATACCGACAAAGCATTTAACTTGTGGAAGAGTGCCTTGCTGGAAAGCATGTACTTGGGCGGCAGTCCAGGTAATTTTCAGCAATTGTCCTTTTTGGATGCGATGAGAAGCGAGCTGTACCGGGATTTTGCAGATGCAGTTGGCATGGGAGCGAGGTCGCTTATCGAGGGGCTTTTTGGGATAAAGCCCGATTTGATGAACAACCGGTTGGAGATCAAGCCAGGCTTTCCTGCCGATTGGGATAAGGCTTCCCTGAGCACTCCGGATGTGGGAATTGACTTTAAGCGAAGCGGTGAAGAGGATCATTATACGGTTACCAATAGGTTCGGTCAGGAGATGACCCTGGAGCTGGTGGTGCGGGCCAAGAAAGCAGCCATAAAGCAAGTTTTGGTCAATGGTCAGCCCGGGGAGTGGCGGGTTTTGGCAAACCAAGTGGGTAAGCCTTCCATTATGATCAAGGCGCCCTTGGCAGAGAAAACCCGTATTTCCATATCTTGGAAAGGCACGCCGGTTGAAGTTTTTAGCTTTCCTCAACAGGTTACGGTGGGAGAAAATTTGGTGATAGAAGGGCAAGATGCTGAAGTGCTGAAGTGGCATGATCCGGAGCAGGTGTTTATGGAAAAAGCAATCGCAGATCATGGATTTGAAGCCAAGGTGGGCGAACAAATTGGTGACAAGACCTATTTTGTCAAATTGCACCAAGGTGAATTGACTTGGTGGGAGCCGATCCCCGTAAAAGTTCTGCCAAAGGTGGAAATTACTCCTGCAAATAGCACCTCTTCTTCAGCATTGGCCTTTACGGTCGCCAACCACCAAAAGCAGGCCTTGCCCGTATCCATTCACGTGAATGGCAAACCGTGGAAAGCGGCATTGACCTTGGCGCCGACAGCAGAACAAGCATTTGATGTCCAAGAACTATCCATGCTTCAAACAGGAACTAATTTGGTGGAGGTTTATGACGATGGTGAGTTGATGGCAAGGCAGCAGGTGACCAATTGGGCGTTGGGCGCATCCACCAGAAGCTTGGAGCCAGTGGACCTTTCTAATGCCCTGAACGACAAGGTCACGTCCATTTTCAGAAATAAATACCTAAGTCCGCGTTCTCCTTATCCTACCTTACAGATCCCTGTCCAGGGAATGGGGGATTGGGCATCGTATGCAGCTTATATGGATATCGATGACCAAGGGCTGCGAAAATTGGCGGGTAAGGCTGATCAGTTTGTTTTGCCCCAAGGCATTCCCTTCAGCACTCCGGGAGATTCCACCAAAAACAACATCCTGTTTGCTTCTTTATGGGACAATTACCCCGAGCAGGTAAGTGTAGCGTTGTCGGGAAAGGCCAGCCATGCGTACCTTCTGATGGCGGGATCTACCAATCATATGCAGAGTCGAATGGAAAATGGCCAAGTGATCGTTCACTATCAAGATGGCAGTCAAGAGGTCTTATCGCTTCGGAATCCTGAAAGTTGGTGGCCGATAGAACAGGATTATTTCATTGATGATCATGCCTTTGCGCTAGGAGTGCCCCGGCCGGTTCGGGTTCACTTGAAAACCGGAAAGATCAGCCGTGAAGCCCATGATGACTACACCGCTATCGATCATTTTACCACCTATGGGATAGATGGCGGAGCCGCTACGGTGTTGGATTTGCGCTTGGATCCGGCCAAGGAGCTAAAATCCTTGGAAGTAAAGGCCACTACCATTGAGGTGGTCATCGGATTGATGGCCGTTACGTTGGAGAGGGAATGA